One part of the Thiomicrospira cyclica ALM1 genome encodes these proteins:
- the ccoN gene encoding cytochrome-c oxidase, cbb3-type subunit I encodes MDTAIAKPKYDDSVVKYLTVMAVVFLVLGTSMGTMAASQLAWPALNFDIAEITFARLRVMHTNTVIFAFGGMTLMATAFYTVQRTNGVKLFSNGTAWTMAIVYTIALVLGVISLSMGMTQGKEYHELIWPIDIVIAAVWLMFTFNFIMTIASRNKQTHSHVYVSNWFFMGMMIMITYLYVVNGLAIPVSLFTSYSIFSGVQDAMIQWWWGHNAVGFFLTAGFLAIMYYFVPKQAQRPIYSYRLSVIHFWALMFGYVWLGAHHLQYTALPDWTGSLGAAISLAMIIPSWGGALNGMLTLSGAWDRLRTDYILRFLIMALAFYAMATFEGPVMASKTVNALSHYTDWTIGHVHSGALGWVAMVSIGAIYHMVMKLWNTEMYSMKLINFHFWLATIGTVLYIVAMWVSGIMQGLMWRAYDEYGMLAYSFVESVAAMHPYYVMRTMGGILFTSGAALMLFNVIMTVRMAKARQSAGQNVAAATA; translated from the coding sequence ATGGATACAGCAATAGCTAAACCTAAGTACGACGATAGTGTTGTCAAGTATTTGACTGTCATGGCCGTGGTATTTTTGGTACTCGGTACCTCTATGGGTACTATGGCGGCTTCACAGCTTGCTTGGCCAGCGTTAAATTTTGATATCGCTGAAATAACGTTTGCACGTCTTCGTGTTATGCACACTAATACGGTAATTTTTGCTTTTGGTGGTATGACGTTGATGGCAACTGCCTTCTACACGGTTCAGCGTACCAATGGCGTTAAATTATTTAGTAATGGCACGGCATGGACAATGGCCATTGTGTATACGATTGCATTGGTGCTTGGTGTTATATCTTTATCAATGGGGATGACCCAAGGTAAGGAATACCATGAGCTAATCTGGCCAATCGATATTGTCATTGCAGCGGTTTGGCTAATGTTTACCTTCAACTTTATTATGACTATTGCTTCACGTAATAAGCAAACGCATTCACACGTGTATGTCTCTAACTGGTTCTTTATGGGTATGATGATCATGATCACTTATCTGTATGTTGTGAATGGTCTAGCTATCCCTGTATCTCTATTCACCTCCTACTCTATTTTTAGTGGTGTTCAAGATGCCATGATTCAATGGTGGTGGGGTCATAATGCGGTTGGTTTCTTCTTGACGGCTGGTTTCCTGGCGATTATGTACTACTTTGTACCTAAGCAAGCGCAGCGTCCAATCTATTCATACCGCCTTTCGGTTATCCACTTTTGGGCATTGATGTTTGGTTATGTGTGGTTAGGTGCTCACCACCTTCAATATACCGCATTGCCAGACTGGACAGGCTCGTTAGGTGCCGCTATTTCTCTAGCGATGATCATTCCTTCATGGGGTGGTGCATTGAACGGTATGTTGACTCTGTCAGGTGCTTGGGATCGTCTACGTACGGACTACATTCTTCGCTTCCTAATTATGGCTTTAGCTTTCTATGCCATGGCGACGTTTGAGGGGCCGGTAATGGCATCTAAAACAGTGAACGCACTTTCTCACTACACTGACTGGACTATCGGTCACGTTCACTCCGGTGCACTTGGCTGGGTTGCGATGGTATCCATTGGGGCTATCTATCATATGGTCATGAAGTTGTGGAATACTGAAATGTATTCGATGAAGTTAATTAACTTCCACTTCTGGTTGGCCACAATTGGTACTGTGCTATATATCGTAGCTATGTGGGTATCTGGCATCATGCAAGGTCTAATGTGGCGTGCCTACGATGAATATGGCATGTTGGCATACTCTTTTGTTGAATCTGTTGCAGCTATGCATCCTTACTATGTGATGCGTACTATGGGCGGCATTCTGTTTACTTCTGGTGCGGCATTGATGTTATTCAACGTCATTATGACCGTTAGAATGGCGAAAGCGCGTCAGAGCGCAGGCCAAAATGTGGCTGCAGCAACAGCGTAA
- the hisB gene encoding imidazoleglycerol-phosphate dehydratase HisB: MVAREANIERNTLETKIKISVNLDGTGVAKFNTGVPFFEHMLEQIARHGLVDLNIHADGDLHIDDHHTVEDIGIAFGQAVLNAVGDKRGIVRYGHAYVPLDEALSLVVIDLSGRPGLVFNANFNREKIGQFETQLVEEFFQAFANNARVTLHIDNLYGKNAHHQVETIFKAFGRALRMALSADDRMQNQLPSTKGAL; the protein is encoded by the coding sequence ATGGTCGCACGCGAAGCCAATATTGAGCGCAACACACTTGAAACTAAAATCAAAATTTCAGTCAACCTTGACGGTACAGGCGTTGCAAAATTTAATACGGGCGTGCCCTTTTTTGAACACATGCTTGAACAAATTGCACGTCATGGCTTAGTTGACCTAAACATTCATGCTGATGGCGACCTGCACATAGACGACCACCACACCGTCGAAGACATTGGCATTGCATTCGGGCAAGCTGTTCTTAATGCTGTTGGTGATAAACGAGGCATTGTACGCTATGGCCATGCTTATGTACCACTAGACGAAGCACTTTCTCTCGTGGTCATTGACTTATCAGGTCGACCAGGCCTGGTATTTAATGCCAACTTCAATCGTGAAAAAATTGGCCAATTTGAAACCCAACTGGTTGAAGAGTTTTTCCAAGCATTTGCTAATAATGCCCGTGTTACCTTGCACATAGACAATCTTTACGGTAAAAACGCCCATCACCAGGTTGAGACCATCTTCAAAGCCTTTGGGCGCGCATTACGAATGGCGCTTTCAGCCGATGATAGAATGCAAAACCAACTCCCCTCAACCAAAGGGGCGCTTTAG
- the hisH gene encoding imidazole glycerol phosphate synthase subunit HisH: protein MNSKLVVVVDYGMGNLRSVAKAAEHVAPDHCHIQISHDAHEIAEADAVIFPGQGAAKACMAAIAEHNLTTALHQAANEKPFLGICMGLQVLMTHSHENNGVDCLNVIKGQVSRFDTSGLSEFKIPHMGWNQIHQQDGHPMWHGIPQDSRFYFVHSYFVVPDNSDLILGSTDYAHQTFASCVAQNQLFAIQAHPEKSAQAGLQLLKNFMNWQPKSA, encoded by the coding sequence ATGAATAGCAAGCTAGTTGTGGTGGTTGATTACGGTATGGGTAATCTTCGCTCTGTAGCTAAGGCTGCGGAGCATGTTGCACCTGATCACTGCCACATTCAGATTAGTCATGATGCACACGAAATTGCCGAAGCTGATGCCGTAATATTTCCAGGACAAGGTGCTGCGAAAGCCTGTATGGCAGCTATTGCTGAACATAATTTAACGACAGCATTACATCAAGCAGCGAATGAGAAGCCTTTTTTGGGAATTTGTATGGGCCTACAGGTCCTAATGACACATTCGCATGAAAATAATGGTGTAGATTGCTTGAATGTTATTAAGGGTCAGGTATCTAGGTTTGACACATCCGGCTTATCTGAATTTAAAATCCCCCACATGGGCTGGAACCAAATTCACCAACAAGACGGCCACCCTATGTGGCATGGCATACCGCAAGATAGCCGTTTCTACTTTGTACATAGCTATTTTGTAGTACCCGACAATAGTGACTTAATCCTGGGTTCAACGGATTATGCCCACCAAACATTTGCCAGCTGCGTTGCGCAAAATCAATTATTTGCCATCCAAGCACACCCAGAAAAAAGCGCTCAAGCAGGTCTGCAACTTTTAAAAAACTTTATGAACTGGCAACCGAAATCGGCATAA
- the hisA gene encoding 1-(5-phosphoribosyl)-5-[(5-phosphoribosylamino)methylideneamino]imidazole-4-carboxamide isomerase, whose protein sequence is MLLIPAIDLKDGQCVRLRQGLMDDATVFSSDITAMADRWVKQGARRLHMVDLNGAFEGTPVNRDAILEITKAFPALPIQIGGGIRDLKTIDAYLTAGVETCIIGTQAVHHPEFVAQACKAFPGHIMVGLDAKEGLVAINGWAEVTDHQVIDLAKRFEQDGIAAIIYTDIGRDGMMQGVNIAATHQLAKSTSTPIIASGGITNLDDIRALAPLAEDGVMGAITGRAIYEGSLDFSEGQALADKLAGAKF, encoded by the coding sequence ATGCTACTTATACCCGCAATTGACTTAAAAGATGGCCAGTGTGTTCGACTAAGACAAGGGCTTATGGACGATGCAACCGTATTTTCTAGCGATATAACTGCTATGGCTGATCGCTGGGTTAAGCAGGGCGCTCGTCGGCTTCATATGGTCGACCTTAACGGTGCTTTTGAAGGTACACCGGTTAATCGTGATGCGATATTAGAGATCACAAAAGCTTTCCCAGCTCTCCCTATCCAAATTGGTGGCGGAATTCGCGACCTAAAAACTATTGACGCCTATTTAACTGCGGGCGTTGAAACCTGCATCATTGGCACCCAAGCCGTACATCACCCAGAATTTGTTGCGCAAGCCTGCAAAGCATTTCCTGGTCACATTATGGTTGGTCTAGATGCCAAAGAGGGGCTTGTGGCTATTAACGGCTGGGCTGAAGTGACGGATCACCAAGTCATCGACCTAGCCAAGCGCTTTGAACAAGACGGAATTGCCGCAATCATTTACACAGATATCGGCCGTGACGGCATGATGCAAGGTGTTAATATCGCCGCCACCCATCAGCTCGCAAAATCGACTAGCACGCCTATTATCGCATCTGGTGGCATCACCAATCTTGATGACATTAGAGCACTTGCACCCTTGGCCGAAGATGGTGTTATGGGAGCCATTACAGGTCGTGCAATTTATGAGGGATCACTCGATTTTTCGGAAGGTCAAGCTTTAGCAGATAAACTGGCCGGGGCTAAGTTTTAA
- the hisF gene encoding imidazole glycerol phosphate synthase subunit HisF: MGLAKRIIPCLDVANGRVVKGVQFIDIRDAGDPVEVAKRYDLQGADEITFLDITASSDQRDTLIETVAQVASQVFIPLTVGGGVRTVDDIRRLLNAGADKVSINTAAIHRPEFVKEASDRFGSQCIVVAIDAKRVSQANEPLRWEIFTHGGRNATGIDAIEWAQKMVSLGAGELLVTSMDKDGTKSGFDLELTRAIADNVSAPVIASGGVGELQDLVDGVVEGHAQAVLAASIFHFGQHTIAQAKQAMQNAGVEVRL; this comes from the coding sequence ATGGGTTTAGCAAAACGTATTATCCCATGTTTAGATGTTGCAAACGGTCGCGTTGTTAAAGGCGTACAATTTATTGACATCCGTGACGCGGGTGACCCCGTTGAAGTCGCTAAACGTTATGACTTGCAAGGCGCTGATGAAATCACCTTTCTAGATATTACAGCGAGCTCTGATCAACGTGACACCCTAATTGAAACCGTCGCCCAGGTTGCCAGCCAAGTATTTATTCCGCTGACCGTTGGGGGGGGCGTAAGAACGGTAGATGATATTCGCCGCCTTCTTAATGCCGGTGCTGATAAAGTTTCCATTAATACGGCGGCCATTCATCGTCCCGAATTTGTCAAAGAAGCCTCTGATCGCTTTGGTTCACAGTGTATCGTTGTTGCTATTGACGCAAAGCGTGTCAGTCAAGCTAATGAGCCATTACGTTGGGAAATATTCACCCATGGCGGCCGCAACGCAACTGGCATTGATGCCATCGAGTGGGCTCAAAAAATGGTGTCCTTAGGTGCCGGCGAACTACTTGTCACCAGCATGGATAAAGATGGCACAAAAAGTGGTTTTGATCTAGAGCTAACGCGAGCCATTGCTGACAATGTTAGTGCTCCCGTTATTGCCTCAGGAGGCGTTGGAGAACTCCAAGACCTGGTAGATGGTGTTGTTGAAGGTCATGCACAAGCGGTATTGGCTGCCAGTATTTTTCACTTTGGTCAACATACCATTGCCCAAGCCAAACAGGCCATGCAGAACGCGGGCGTAGAGGTAAGATTATGA
- a CDS encoding phosphoribosyl-ATP diphosphatase, with protein MNDILNRLDQELNARKGMSPDSSYVASLYAKGLDKILKKVGEEAVETIMAAKDGDNEHLVYEITDLWFHTLILLAHKNLTSEDILNELERRFGVSGHTEKAQRPLTD; from the coding sequence ATGAACGACATTCTAAACCGATTGGATCAAGAGCTTAACGCCCGCAAAGGGATGAGTCCTGACTCATCCTATGTTGCCAGCCTCTATGCTAAAGGACTAGATAAAATACTAAAAAAAGTAGGGGAAGAAGCCGTTGAAACCATTATGGCCGCTAAAGATGGCGATAATGAGCACCTAGTTTATGAGATCACTGACCTTTGGTTTCATACCTTAATTTTATTGGCCCACAAAAACCTAACCAGTGAGGATATTCTCAACGAACTAGAACGAAGATTTGGCGTATCAGGTCATACTGAAAAAGCGCAGCGTCCATTAACTGATTAA
- a CDS encoding histidine triad nucleotide-binding protein gives MNNEPSVFTRIINREIPADIVYEDDKCIVIKDINPRARIHLLVIPKKPIATLFDLTPEDKDLMGHMMLLLPQLAQAQNLDGFKTQVHTGESGGQEVFHIHIHLLGN, from the coding sequence ATGAATAATGAACCCAGCGTTTTTACCCGCATTATTAACCGTGAAATACCCGCTGATATTGTTTATGAAGACGATAAATGCATTGTTATCAAAGACATCAATCCCAGGGCCCGCATTCATCTTCTTGTTATCCCTAAAAAGCCCATTGCAACCTTGTTTGATTTAACACCTGAAGACAAAGACCTGATGGGGCATATGATGTTGTTACTACCTCAACTTGCACAAGCGCAAAATCTTGACGGCTTTAAAACTCAAGTACACACAGGCGAATCGGGCGGGCAAGAGGTTTTCCACATCCACATACATTTACTTGGTAACTAA
- a CDS encoding Sec-independent protein translocase subunit TatA — MGISIWQLLIILAIVLVIFGAKRLKNVGTDLGSAIKGFKKAVAEDEDKKAADQAQTKNLTDEQQDQNVYDVQATEKESNDTKPKA, encoded by the coding sequence ATGGGCATTAGTATTTGGCAATTATTAATTATTTTAGCTATCGTGTTAGTTATCTTCGGTGCAAAGCGCTTAAAAAACGTAGGAACAGACCTAGGTAGTGCCATCAAAGGTTTCAAAAAAGCCGTTGCAGAAGATGAAGACAAAAAAGCTGCCGATCAAGCGCAGACAAAAAACCTAACTGATGAACAGCAAGATCAAAATGTCTATGACGTTCAGGCAACAGAAAAAGAAAGTAACGATACAAAGCCAAAAGCTTAA
- a CDS encoding twin-arginine translocase TatA/TatE family subunit gives MFDMGILEIAVILVITLLVVGPERMPEVARKAGQMVAKARNFINSVKDDSNLRDTVRELQQAVDLKEEKKNIEHIRKDLMTGFDDIKDQVNFDELQRPFDSKSVAGPPSDAQREQASKQLESTNDVPTESSPPESAETTASTLRQDKTARE, from the coding sequence ATGTTTGATATGGGTATTCTGGAAATAGCCGTCATCCTCGTTATCACTCTATTGGTTGTAGGTCCTGAACGCATGCCCGAAGTTGCTAGAAAAGCTGGTCAGATGGTTGCTAAAGCGCGTAACTTTATCAACTCGGTTAAAGATGACTCTAATTTAAGAGATACGGTTCGTGAATTACAGCAAGCTGTTGATCTTAAAGAAGAAAAGAAAAACATTGAGCATATTCGAAAAGACTTGATGACGGGGTTTGATGATATCAAAGATCAAGTTAATTTTGATGAACTTCAACGCCCCTTTGACAGCAAGTCAGTAGCAGGCCCTCCTTCAGATGCTCAACGCGAGCAAGCTAGTAAGCAACTTGAATCAACTAATGACGTACCAACTGAGTCCTCCCCGCCTGAGTCGGCCGAAACAACGGCATCAACACTACGGCAAGATAAGACCGCAAGAGAATAA
- the tatC gene encoding twin-arginine translocase subunit TatC produces MKQSALPPNDQEMTLVQHLLELRNSVTKSVIAIAVMFLILFPFANDIYTFIAEPLTRYLPDNTSMIAVGVASPFLTPFKLSLVLAIYLAMPFLLYQLWSFIAPALYSHEKQLVGPVLFFSSFLFYAGGAFSYFVVFPLVFGFLSQTAPEGVTIATDIALYLDFVIKMFFAFGLAFEVPVITVLLILTGMVKPKTMSHARPYVIVAAFVLGMLLTPPDIISQTLLAVPVWLLYELGIIIGTIILKRKGLDKSEAEAEETAYEHEPSSKSYQGSAQKFDRGFAEQNSKSSDDDFDFDSEFDKIEREMAALRNQSTSTKSNDTEGKSSDDQQEPKGPNK; encoded by the coding sequence ATGAAACAGAGTGCATTACCGCCAAACGATCAAGAAATGACGCTGGTTCAACACCTGCTGGAGCTCAGAAATTCAGTCACCAAGTCGGTAATCGCAATTGCGGTAATGTTTCTTATTTTATTTCCCTTTGCAAATGATATTTACACCTTTATTGCCGAACCCTTAACACGCTATTTACCCGATAACACCAGCATGATTGCGGTTGGTGTGGCATCACCCTTCTTAACACCCTTCAAGTTAAGCTTGGTCTTAGCGATCTATTTAGCCATGCCATTTTTACTCTATCAGCTATGGAGCTTCATTGCTCCTGCGCTTTATAGCCACGAAAAGCAATTGGTTGGCCCAGTGCTCTTTTTTAGCTCTTTTTTGTTTTATGCTGGTGGTGCTTTTTCTTATTTTGTCGTTTTCCCATTAGTTTTTGGGTTTTTATCTCAAACCGCGCCTGAGGGTGTAACAATTGCAACTGACATCGCGCTCTATCTTGACTTTGTTATCAAGATGTTCTTTGCATTTGGTTTAGCCTTTGAGGTTCCAGTCATCACAGTACTGTTGATTTTGACCGGCATGGTGAAACCCAAAACTATGTCGCATGCCAGACCCTATGTGATTGTTGCGGCCTTTGTTCTGGGTATGCTGTTAACACCGCCAGATATTATTTCGCAAACACTGCTTGCGGTTCCTGTTTGGTTACTTTACGAGCTGGGCATTATTATTGGTACCATCATTCTGAAACGCAAAGGGTTGGATAAAAGCGAAGCTGAAGCGGAAGAAACCGCTTATGAGCATGAACCTAGTAGTAAAAGTTATCAAGGTTCCGCCCAAAAATTTGACCGTGGCTTTGCAGAACAAAATAGTAAATCCAGTGATGATGATTTCGACTTTGACAGCGAATTTGATAAGATTGAACGTGAAATGGCGGCTTTGCGCAATCAGTCAACGTCAACTAAATCAAATGACACAGAGGGCAAGTCCAGTGATGATCAGCAGGAGCCAAAAGGTCCAAACAAATAG
- a CDS encoding thioredoxin domain-containing protein produces MACAFTWLPATHAFANNALTSHPSAYIALHADDPINWHLWGPEAIQLAQEQQKPLFISSGYFACHWCHVMHQENYKDGLVAELLNQHFISVKIDRELLPDLDDYLLNRLRAATGAAGWPLHGILTPEGHLFSGFVYQPRDTLLQTLLLLNQWWREDAEHIRTLSRPATQANEALMSRHTLLESLNGQLPDLLDTFEGGINQTQKFPHSPLLLSLLKKGAEDLDEWLEITLEQMQQEHLRDHVHQGFFRYTVDPNWQEPHFEKMLYDNAQLAELFFIAGQRFQRDDFIVTANETLAYVERELFSPITGLAKSSQSAIDEQGIDGGRYIWSRTQLAETLTAEQFAIANQAWQLDGPAPFETGWLPKPIAAPEWPAIREALAHRPAITDDKQLLSWNGLLIRSYLHGFLASENPTYYHRMISLADRLQQLLQLPQPPRALNNQGQLVEYATLEDFAYTISALDDMAYYLDDDYWLEQAKTLRARAQQLFFINSQWHTSTQALLPGQSRYFDLIDLATPSSTAIMRCAEPQIAYSNDFQPWQYASYLRYRCD; encoded by the coding sequence ATGGCGTGTGCCTTTACATGGCTCCCTGCAACTCATGCATTCGCAAACAATGCTTTAACCAGCCACCCATCTGCCTACATTGCGCTCCATGCCGATGACCCCATCAACTGGCATTTATGGGGGCCTGAAGCGATACAGTTAGCGCAAGAACAACAGAAACCCCTATTTATTTCTTCTGGCTATTTTGCTTGCCATTGGTGCCACGTGATGCATCAGGAAAACTATAAAGATGGCTTAGTCGCTGAACTACTTAATCAACACTTTATTTCGGTAAAAATTGATCGCGAACTCTTGCCAGACCTAGATGACTATCTACTCAATCGATTACGCGCCGCGACAGGTGCGGCTGGCTGGCCATTACATGGCATCCTAACGCCCGAAGGACATCTATTCAGTGGCTTTGTATATCAACCACGCGATACCCTTTTGCAAACTTTACTGCTCCTTAATCAATGGTGGCGAGAGGATGCCGAGCACATTCGCACACTAAGCAGGCCTGCTACTCAAGCCAATGAAGCGCTTATGTCACGTCATACGTTATTAGAAAGTTTGAATGGCCAGTTACCAGACCTGCTAGATACCTTTGAGGGTGGTATTAATCAAACTCAAAAATTTCCGCATAGCCCATTATTACTGAGCTTGTTAAAAAAAGGCGCTGAAGATCTAGATGAATGGCTAGAAATCACCCTAGAACAAATGCAACAGGAACACCTACGTGATCATGTTCATCAAGGCTTTTTTCGCTACACCGTTGACCCTAATTGGCAGGAGCCGCATTTTGAGAAAATGCTCTACGATAATGCTCAATTAGCAGAATTGTTTTTTATCGCTGGTCAGAGGTTTCAGCGCGATGATTTTATTGTCACGGCTAACGAAACATTAGCCTATGTTGAACGCGAACTTTTTTCACCGATAACGGGCTTAGCAAAATCTAGTCAATCTGCGATTGATGAGCAAGGTATTGATGGTGGACGTTATATTTGGTCACGCACCCAACTAGCTGAAACACTAACAGCGGAACAGTTTGCTATCGCAAACCAGGCCTGGCAACTGGATGGACCTGCACCATTTGAAACCGGCTGGCTACCAAAACCGATCGCAGCGCCAGAATGGCCAGCTATTCGTGAAGCACTCGCCCATCGACCGGCCATAACGGATGATAAACAACTGCTCAGTTGGAATGGCCTACTGATTCGCAGTTATTTGCATGGCTTCTTGGCTAGCGAAAATCCGACTTATTATCACCGAATGATAAGCCTAGCAGACCGCCTCCAACAACTACTGCAATTACCACAACCTCCGCGAGCACTCAATAATCAAGGCCAGCTTGTGGAATACGCAACCTTAGAAGATTTTGCCTACACAATTAGTGCCCTTGATGACATGGCATATTACCTGGATGACGACTATTGGTTGGAGCAAGCGAAGACCTTACGCGCCCGCGCTCAACAGCTGTTTTTTATTAACTCTCAGTGGCATACCAGCACTCAAGCACTTTTGCCGGGACAAAGTCGCTACTTTGATTTAATTGACCTAGCTACGCCATCGAGTACCGCTATTATGCGATGCGCCGAGCCCCAAATTGCCTACTCGAATGATTTTCAACCTTGGCAATATGCCAGTTACCTGCGTTATCGTTGTGATTAA
- a CDS encoding zinc metallopeptidase, with protein MALIIIAVIVLATISFVPQLWTHAILKKHSQPHPELPGDAKTFTEHLIKKHQLSEVTLHCLPENSAQGDHYDPLTHSIHLSFQNYHSSSLTAIVTAAHEFGHALQHHERYEPLLQRTDMVMRAQWLQKFSGLALLATPVLIPLLHTPMIGLITFAAGFIAMGIPVLIHLSTLPVEFDASYKRALPLLKDGEYLNQKDLRAARHILTACAFTYVSASLASLFNLWRWFSGWRR; from the coding sequence ATGGCTTTAATCATAATTGCAGTGATTGTTCTGGCAACGATTAGCTTTGTGCCTCAGCTATGGACTCATGCGATCCTAAAAAAACATAGCCAACCACATCCAGAGCTACCTGGCGATGCTAAAACCTTTACCGAACACCTCATTAAAAAACATCAGCTTTCTGAAGTGACCCTGCATTGTTTACCTGAAAATAGTGCACAAGGTGATCACTATGACCCATTAACTCATAGCATCCATCTATCCTTTCAAAACTATCACAGCAGTTCACTAACGGCGATTGTGACGGCCGCACACGAATTTGGTCATGCACTCCAACATCATGAGCGCTATGAACCCTTACTACAACGAACTGATATGGTAATGCGAGCTCAATGGTTGCAAAAATTTAGTGGTTTAGCTCTGCTTGCAACCCCAGTGCTCATTCCCTTACTCCATACTCCAATGATTGGCTTGATTACCTTTGCCGCTGGTTTTATTGCGATGGGAATTCCTGTATTAATTCATCTAAGCACCTTACCCGTAGAGTTTGATGCCAGCTATAAGCGCGCCTTACCCTTATTAAAAGATGGCGAATACCTTAATCAAAAAGACTTGCGTGCGGCTCGCCACATTCTTACCGCCTGTGCCTTCACCTATGTTAGCGCTAGCCTAGCCAGCCTATTTAATCTATGGCGCTGGTTTAGTGGCTGGCGACGCTAA
- the rpoH gene encoding RNA polymerase sigma factor RpoH produces the protein MTSTALTIQQLTPGQNLESYIKTVKSLPVLSAEEEKSLAEKLYYHKDLEAARQLILASLRFVVPIARSYQGYGLPMNDLIQEGNIGLMKAVKRFNPEENVRLMTFAVHWIKAEINEFVIKNWRIVKTATTKAQRKLFFKLRGAKNSLTWFTDKEADEVAEQLGVTRADVLEMDSRLYGKDMQVDMSQDDEETEGYFAPVLVSQMATPEESLLQESEENYQQRAMQQALAVLDERSRDIIQTRWLDDSKLGLKELAERYQVSMERIRQIEVQAMKKMKLAITSIPA, from the coding sequence ATGACAAGTACGGCACTTACAATTCAACAACTTACTCCGGGTCAAAACCTGGAATCCTACATCAAAACAGTTAAATCCTTGCCTGTTCTCAGTGCCGAGGAAGAAAAGTCGCTAGCTGAAAAACTTTATTACCATAAAGATCTTGAAGCAGCGCGTCAGCTTATTTTGGCATCTCTTCGTTTCGTGGTTCCTATTGCCCGCAGTTATCAGGGTTATGGACTACCAATGAATGACCTGATCCAAGAAGGTAACATTGGTTTGATGAAGGCAGTTAAACGCTTCAATCCAGAAGAAAATGTCCGTCTTATGACTTTTGCGGTGCATTGGATCAAGGCTGAAATTAACGAATTTGTGATTAAAAACTGGCGCATAGTTAAAACCGCAACGACCAAAGCGCAACGTAAGTTATTTTTTAAACTTCGCGGAGCTAAAAATTCACTCACTTGGTTTACCGATAAGGAAGCCGATGAAGTCGCTGAGCAGCTGGGTGTCACCCGTGCCGATGTGCTTGAAATGGATAGTCGTTTATACGGTAAGGATATGCAGGTTGATATGAGCCAAGATGATGAAGAGACTGAAGGCTACTTCGCACCGGTATTAGTTAGCCAAATGGCAACACCCGAAGAATCTTTACTACAAGAAAGTGAAGAAAACTATCAACAACGTGCAATGCAACAAGCTCTAGCAGTATTAGATGAGCGTAGCCGCGATATTATTCAGACACGCTGGCTCGATGATTCCAAACTAGGATTAAAGGAACTCGCAGAACGCTATCAGGTATCTATGGAACGGATACGTCAAATTGAAGTGCAAGCCATGAAAAAGATGAAGCTAGCGATCACATCGATTCCTGCTTAG
- a CDS encoding SgcJ/EcaC family oxidoreductase, with translation MGNSRITGTTGIEYMRHSSVSLDNSLRHVTRPRLPTLQQPFDTPSAQEVNYCAPVDEALAEQLFTLWNEALASGDARYVASLYSDDAVLLPTVSNLPRSGLAEIEAYFKHFLLKQPSARVLQRIVRKGCNKLTDAGVYEFTVGGEGVKRKVVKARYTFVYAFHAGRWKILHHHSSVMPN, from the coding sequence ATGGGTAATAGTCGTATTACTGGCACAACAGGTATCGAGTATATGCGCCATTCGAGTGTAAGTCTTGATAACTCATTGCGTCATGTGACACGTCCGAGACTTCCAACGCTTCAACAGCCATTTGATACACCATCGGCGCAAGAGGTAAACTACTGTGCGCCGGTTGATGAAGCTCTTGCCGAACAATTATTTACTCTATGGAACGAAGCCTTGGCATCAGGTGATGCTCGTTATGTAGCCTCTCTTTATTCAGATGACGCGGTGCTCTTACCTACGGTTTCAAACCTGCCGCGTTCGGGATTAGCTGAAATTGAAGCCTACTTTAAACACTTTTTGCTAAAGCAACCATCGGCTAGGGTGTTACAACGCATAGTGCGTAAAGGCTGTAATAAACTGACCGATGCTGGGGTCTACGAGTTTACAGTCGGTGGTGAGGGGGTTAAGCGCAAGGTTGTTAAAGCACGCTATACTTTTGTATATGCGTTTCATGCAGGGCGTTGGAAGATACTTCATCATCACTCGTCGGTAATGCCGAACTAA